ATGGAAGACATTAAAACCTTCCAGGAGAAGAATAAGGTAGAACGTGTGGTAATGGTATGGTGTGGTTCTACAGAAATTTATCATCAGGCAGCAGATGTACATAATTCATTGGCAGCATTTGAGCAGGGATTGAGAGATAATGATGCGAGGATTGCCCCAAGTATGATTTATGCGTATGCGGCACTGAAGTTGGGCGTACCTTTTGCGAACGGTGCACCTAACCTGACCTGCGATATTCCGGCATTGGTTGAGCTGGCTCACCAGACAAAAACACCGATTGCAGGTAAAGACTTCAAGACTGGTCAGACCCTGATGAAGACAATTCTTGCACCGGGTCTGCAGGCAAGGGCCCTGGGCATGGAGGGCTGGTTTAGCACAAATATCCTCGGAAACCGCGATGGATGGGTGTTAGATGATCCTGATAACTTCAAAACCAAGGAAGTTTCCAAGCTTGGCGTTTTGGAAGATATTTTAAGTCCGGAAGAATATCCTGATCTTTACGGTGACCTTTACCACAAAATCCGTATTAACTATTATCCGCCGCGCAAGGATAATAAGGAAAGCTGGGATAACATTGACATCTTCGGCTGGTTAGGGTATAAAATGCAGATTAAAGTAAACTTCCTGTGCCGTGATTCAATTCTGGCCGCACCGATTGTACTGGACCTCGCATTATTTATTGACTTTGCTAAGCGTGCAGGCATGAGCGGCATTCAGGAATGGCTTTCATTCTACCTGAAATCGCCTCAAACTGCTCCTGGCTTACGTCCTGAACATGATATTTTCAAACAGCTTATCAAGCTGCAAAATACCTTGCGCTACCTGATGGGTGAGGATCTGATCACGCATCTGGGATTGGACTATTACGAAGGAATTTTTGATACTGAATGATAAGAATACACAAATTGATCGCTACCAGCCTGGGCATTGGCTATATAGGCAAGGGCGGAGGAACGGTTGCAGCCGCAGTCGCCGCACTGGTTTGGTACCTTGTACTGGCTGGTAGCAATCCTGCCAACTTTTGGCCATTACTTTTAACAGTGGCAATCACATTATTAGGCATCTGGTCTGGCACGGAAGTAGAACCCTACTGGGGCAAAGACGACAAGAAAGTCGTGATCGACGAGGTTGCAGGGATGATGATAAGCGTGCTGTTCGTACCTGTCACCCCGGCATACATATTGGCTGGTTTGGTTTTATTTCGTTTTTTTGATATAGTAAAACCTTTGTATATCAGGCGCACAGAGGCTCTTCCGGGCGGTGTAGGCGTAATGATGGACGATATTGTTGCGGGGATCTATTCCAATATATTGTTGCAACTGGTAATACATTTGATATAGAGTTATTGGGTACGCGTTTTGCAGAATTGTAGACCATATGCGTTTTATTAAAGCACAAGCTTCGGCACTGGTGGCGACCGGAGTTCAATTTATAGTATCCTTTTTACTATTACATACATGGGAGGGATATGGTGTAGCTGCCAATGTGACAGGAGTGATCTGTGGAGGTATTACCAACTTTATAATAAACAGAAGGTGGGTATACCAAAAAGGGAACGACACATGGAACTGGCAAGCTATGAAATATATCATTGTCTGGTTCGGAAACCTGATAGTCAATACTACCTGCTTTTGGGTATTGGCAAATTATACCGCTATTGATCAGCGTGTGGCTATGGTCATGGCATCGGTTATCACCGCCGTCGGGTATAACTACGGAATGCAAAAGCGGTTTGTTTTTAAATGATTTTGGTTAATGAATGGATTTAAACATATAGTATCCGGAATTTTTTTACTGCTCGTCTCTGGCTTTAGTTCGGTAATCGCACAAACGACCACCACCGTTAAAGGTACTGTTACTGATAGCCGTACCGGGGCCCCCTTACCTTTTGTTAACGTTTTTATTCCGGGCACTAGTATCGGTACTGGTACTGACGCTGATGGTAAATATCAGCTGGAGGTTTCTATCACAAGAGATAGTATTCGTTTTGCTTACATGGGGTATAAGAACATCACCAAAAAGATCAATCGTGGGGTAGTTCAGACCATCAACATTCAATTGGAAAGTACAGCAAAAACGCTGAATGAAATTGTCATTAAAAAGAAAAAGGAGCGTTATCGCAATAAGGATAACCCAGCTGTGGAGCTGATTCGCCTCGTAATCGACAACAGGGAGAAAAACCGGATGACGCATTTTGACTATGCACAATACAACCAGTACGAAAAACTGGAGTTTGCACTGAGTAACCTCTCTGAAAAGATTAGCAACGGTCGCCTGACCCGTAAGTATAAATTCATATTTGAGAACCAGGATACCACCAAGTTCGCCGGCAAATCTATTTTGCCAATCTACCTGGAGGAAAAACTGGCCGATGTATATTATCGCCGCGATCCGGAAAAGAAAAAGACAATTGTGACTGGCGAAAAGAAAGTAAGCTTCGAAAACTTCATAGATAACAGGGGCCTTAGCCAATACCTGAACCATATCTACCAGGATGTGGATATCTATGATAACCAGATGATGCTGTTCACGAATCAGTTCCTGAGCCCGATAGCTAACTCTGCGCCTACTTTTTATAAGTACTATATCGCTGATACCATCGTAGCACCGGATAGCAGCAAGTTGATCAAACTTGAATTCTATCCCCGCAACAAGACCGATCTGCTGTTGGAAGGAGAACTGTTCATTACCCTGGATGGTAACTATGCTGTGCAGAAAGCGGATATGACGGCGAACAAAGAGATCAACCTGAACTGGGTAAGAGATTTTCACCTGTACTTTGATTTCGAAAAGACTGCTGACGGCCGCTATTTTACCAGCAAACAAACGCTGATGGCGGACTTCGGGATCTTCAAAGGCAGTAGTGGTATCTATGGTGAGCGTACTGTTTCTATCAAGGATATGGCGATCAACCAGCAAAAACCGGCAGAATTCTATAATGGCGCCGACATTGTGGAAGATGAAAAAAAGGTGCAGCATGGAGATGATTACTTTGTGCAGTACAGGCATGATACGCTGTCAGCTGCTGAATCAAAAGTTTATTCCAATATCGACAGCCTGCAGCACATGAAATCCTTCAAGCGTACAGCTGACATACTCACGCTGTTGCTGGCGGGGTACAAGCAGGCAGGTCCTTATTTCGAAATAGGTCCGGTCAATACATTCTATAGCTTCAACCCGGTAGAAGGCTTCCGCCCACGTCTTGGTGGCAGAACCACTCCAAAACTGAGCAACAGTCTGTATTTCGAAGGCTATGGCGCTTATGGTTTAAAGGATGAGAAATGGAAGTATTACTTTGGTGGTGCTTACGCCTTTAACCACAAGTCCATTTACGACTGGCCGGTAGTAGCCCTGAAAGCAAACTACCAGCACGAAACCAAGATTCCTGGTCAGGAGCTGCAGTTCATTCAGGAAGATAACTTCCTGCTGTCATTCAAACGTGGTAATAACGATAAGTGGCTGTATAACAAGATCTTTAACCTGACCTTTATCCAGGAGTTTGAAAACCACTTCAGTTACCAGGTTGGTTTTAAACACTGGATCCAGACACCAGCTGGTAGCCTGGCATATTATAAAGGATCAGAACCGAATACGCCTGTTACTGAACTGACTACGGCAGAGTTTAGCACAGAACTGCGCTGGGCACCCAATGAAAAGTTCTACCAGGGCAAGAGCTTCCGTATTCCACTGCCGAACAAGTATCCGATCTTCACCCTGAGAGGTATTGCAGGGGTGAAAGGAATTGCGAACAGCCAATATAATTACCAGAACCTCAGTCTGAACATTTACAAGATGTGTTACCTGGGTGTGCTGGGATATAGTGAAGTAGTAGTGGAAGGCAGCAATATTTTTGGCAGTCACCTGCCTTATCCGTTATTGTCTATCCATCGGGCAAACCAGACCTATGCGTACCAGCTGGAAAGTTATAACCTCATGAACTTCCTGGAGTTTGTGAGTGATCACTATATAGGTTTAAATATTGACCATCACTTTAATGGTTTTATCTTTAATAAAGTTCCGCTGTTGAGAAAACTGAAATGGCGCGAAGTGCTTGCAGGTAAAATTATTTATGGGGGCTTACGTCAGGAGAATAATCCTGACAACAATCCTAACCTGATTCAGTTTTCAAAATATGCTGACGGTTCATCATTTACATACACACTGGGCAGAGAGCCTTATATAGAGGGTAGTGTGGGCATTTCTAACATTTTTAGACTGGTGCGTGTAGATCTCGTAAGAAGGTTTACTTACCTAAACAATCCTGGAGTATCCAACTGGGGTATCAGAACACGCGTACGGTTCGATTTTTAACAGTGAGGTTAAAAAGTCTGAGTATGAAAAAGTCATTGAGAGACAAGTTGCAACAACTGATTTATCTGATTATCAATCCAGTAGTAAAAGGATTGATTAAAATAGGCTTTACGCCTAATATAGTAACCCTGGTAGGGTTTCTGCTGAACATAGGGGTGGTAATCATCTTTGTGACCGGCGTGCAGAAAGGAAACAGGGGAGACCTGTCATATGTAGGATGGGCCGGTGCCCTGACACTCTTTGCAGGGCTGTTTGACATGCTGGACGGACAGGTAGCCAGACTGGGTAACCTGGGTTCCAGGTTTGGTGCATTCTTCGATTCCGTACTGGACAGGTATAGTGAAATGGTGTTGTTCCTTGGTATTTGCTATTACCTGGTAGGGCATCATTATTTCCTGAGTTCTATGGCTGCATTCGTGGCTATGATCGGCTCTATGATGGTAAGCTATACCCGTGCAAGGGCCGAAGGCCTGGGCATAGAATGTAAAGGTGGGCTGATGCAGCGTCCGGAGCGTATTGTTGTGATCTCTGTATCTGCTATTGCCTGTGGCATCACTGCCCACTTTATCGGTGGCGATTACAAGCTGTTTGTGCCAGGTATTCCTTTCCATATTTTTGAAACCATTTCTATCTTTACATTCCCACTGTTTATTATGGCGGTGATGACAAACATTACCGCAATTGGCAGAATGCGCGACGCGAAGATAGCACTGGACAAACAGGACCAGGTGACCAGGGTGATCAGAGGTGCCGCTACTACGGTAAAGGTATTAATGATAGCAGCAATCGTAATCTTGCCGACCATGGCCTTCACTTCTGGTGAACCAAACTTCCCGGTGCCAAATGTACCAAGGCAGTTATTCTATATTCAGCGTACATCTAATAGTAATACCATTGTATACGATCTGAATATTGTGGATGGTAAGCTGGATGTAGATGATCCGGTAAATGTTTACTGGATCCGCTATGCGGATGGGGGTGAAAAGAAAGCACTGAACTATATCCAGCGTAAATTTGCATACGGAATTAAAGTAAAGGACCTGGGACAGGGGAAATATGAATTACATTCCGTAGCTTATGCGAAAAAGGACCTTTACCTGATGAAACCTTCCGGACAATCAGATTACCATGTGTATGCAAAAATCGGTAATTCAATGGCTGTACTGGATCGCATTTACATAGAGATCGATGGTGGCACATTCTGGCATCCGAATGTGCAGTACATTGAACTGAAAGGTAAAGACATGGCCACCGGTAAGGAAGTAAGAGAGCAAATCAAACCTTAAGCAGTAGAAAACACCACACATATAATAGATTTAGATTGATGAAAAAGCAATATGTTTCCAATGCAACGGAGTCGGTACCCATGTTTAAGAATGGGCTTCTGGAGGCATTATCCAAGGTACATTTCAGTGTACCACTCATCCTGTATATTCCGGTGATCAGTTATGTATGTTACTATGGATTGACTCATACAGATGCAGGTGTGATGGTGTTCCTGTTGTCAGCTTTGGGAGGTCTGTTTTTCTGGACTTTGACAGAGTATGTATTACACAGATTTGTATTTCACTTTGTGCCTAAATCCAAATGGGGCCTGAGGCTACATTTTATATTCCATGGTGTGCATCATGATTATCCAAACGATGCCCTGAGACTGGTATTGCCACCTTCCGTGAGCGTGCCACTGGCATTGGGCTTTTTCTTCCTGTTTAGAGCCATCATACCTGTAAATTACCTGTTTGGTTTCTTTGCCGGTTTCATGACGGGGTATCTGTTTTATGATATTTCCCACTATGCATTACATCATCTGAATTTTAAGAACGCCTTCTGGAAAAAGCTGAAGAAACACCATATGAAACACCATTACCAAAATGCTGATAAAGGCTATGGCGTGAGCTCTGCTATATGGGATCGGGTGTTCGGATCAAATTTTCCTCAAAAGGAAGAACATCAATAAGGGAAGTGGAGACAATCAATAAGACTAAGACTCTTTTTAGACGAAAAGATATCATATTTACTACACTTGCAAGTATAGCCTACCTGTTACTTTCTGCCCTCCTGGTTGGCTTCAAAACCGACCAGGTGTGGCTGATTGCCATATTTAACGGTTGTTATTATGGCTCCTGGATCAGTCGTAGGTTCATTATAGGATTTTCCATTTTTTTAGTTTACTGGATTATATTCGACTATATGAAGGCCGCACCGAACTACCTGTTCTTTAAGGTGCATATAGCGGATATCTATGGGTTTGAGAAGCACTTGTTTGGTATTCATGAAGGCAGTAAAATACTAACACCTAATGAATACTGGCTCACACATTCGCAGTCGTGGATAGATGTGATGACGGGGATCTTTTACCTGTGCTGGGTGCCGGTGCCACTCATGTTTGCCGTGTATTTATTTGTTACAGACAGACTGGCCCTCCTGCACTTTGCAGCTACTTTCTTCTTTGTGAATCTACTCGGTTTCGTGATCTACTATGTATTCCCGGCTGCGCCACCATGGTATGTACAGATACATGGATTTGAATTTATACCAAATACACCGGGCAATACCGCAGGCTTAGCACGCTTTGATGCATTCTTTCACGCGAATATTTTCCATTCTATTTATAGTAAAGGCTCCAATGTATTTGCAGCCATGCCTTCATTGCATTCTGCTTACCCACTCATCGTGCTGTACTATTCCAGGCATCATGTGAACCGTTTTTTCCAGATCTTATTTACGACTGTGATGGTTGGTATCTGGTTCGCGGCAGTTTACCTGAGTCACCACTATGTTGTCGATGTAATAGCGGGTATTACCACGGCGACTGTTGGTATCTTCATTTACAGAAAGTTCCTGATGAAGGCAGGGTTTTATGACAGGGGTATACAGTGGTTATACAGTTTCGTACGCGGGTAATTTGCGGAGCAGCTCATCTACTTCATTTCCATATTTACGATCAAAATAATAGCGCTTGGCTGTAAGCAGCATGTCTCTTGCAGCTGCGAAATTCTTTTGTTTTGTGTACAGGATGCCCAGGTTTCTGTAGGCATATGCATTGCCTTTATTGTATTGCAGTGATCTGTACATCAGTTCCTCTGCCTGTACAGGATGACCAAGGCGCATCAGCACATAGCCTTTATTGTTATATGCAAAAGCGCAGGATTCATCGTAGGCAATCGCCTGGTCGAAATAAGAAATTGCTTCTACAAAGAGCTGCATTTGAATGCAGGTAAAACCAAGACTGTTCAATAGTTCCGAAGACCCCGGATTGAGAGAAAGTGCATAGACATATAGTTGCATGGCACGATGATGATTCCCCATTTCACTGTAACAGTGCGCTATTTCGGCAATGACACCGGTATGTGCACTATGTTTCTCCAACACCTTCTCATAGTAAGGAAGCGCCTGTACAAAGTTGCGCTCTGCCCTGTACGATACGCCTGTTAACCAGAGGGTATTAACATGTTCCGGGTCTATATGCAGGATGTGCTGACAAAGGATACGGCATTTCCTCCCTTCGTTATATTGCAGGCAGGATTGTGCCTCTCTGAAGTATTTTTCAATAATGTTTTTCTTCTTCTTCGCGCTGTACAACCATAGCAAAAAAGGATAATACCTGGCCGCAAAAGGCAACTTAATACCGGGGCAGTGAAGTGGAATCTCCTGCTGAATATTTCTATCTGCCCTGAGAATGTCCATGTACGAGGCATATACAATACCCAGTGATTGCAGTTTATACTGACAGCGGTTTTCTATCGTTAAAATTGAAAGAATGATATGCTGTGGGCCTAAATGATTGTCTCCCAGCTTCTTCTGGTAATACACGGCATTTTCCAGCATCCTTTCTGCTTCGGCAGTGAGGGGAAGCGTTTCCTTGTTCGGCTTTTCCCCACCTTTTTCCCAGGAGAGGGTCTTGAGCCAGAAGATCATTTTTTCGCGATCGGGGGGATCGATGGCGATATCACTGGTGCAGACTTCGAGAATGCCTAACAGGAGTAACTGACTATCAATATAATAGAGGTGCCGTTCCAGGGAAAACTTCCTGGCATAGGCAAACACGGCTGATAATTCATAGGACGGCGCAAGCATTCATTCAACTTTGAGTACATATCAAATTTAAAATAAATGAAGCATATTAAGAACCGCTTTATAATTGCAGCAAACCGTACTTATATAAGGTATTGATTGGTTTATTATCCCAGAATAATTCGAAGTCTTCAAGGCCGGCAGCAGTGTAATCGTCCATCACTTCTTTCAGGGTATAGGTCTTGCTGTTGCGAACAGATAACTGCTCCAGCATTCCTGCCAGCCATTGTCCCTTATCTGGTTCTACACTGATAGTGTGTTTATCTTTCTTACGCTGGAAGGTAAGGAGGGCTACTTCCCAGGTGGCACCTTTCTTGGATTTGGTCATGGTTTCTACAGTAGGTGTTCTTCCCAGCCAGACTACCTTAGCAGTAGGCTTTGCGGAAGCCAGTTCACTTTCCTGCAGTGCTTTCACAATATAATCAGGAGCTACTTTCGTCTTGGGTATTTTGAAGTCAAACCACTTTTGCAATGGATCATCCAGGCAAATGCCATGCATGAAGTTCAGCAGGGATTTTTTTAATCCATAGCTAAAGGTTTCATGTTCTGCCCCTGTTTCGTCCACGTGAATGATATCGTTATTGGCGAATGAGCCGACTATGTCGCTTTCTTTTTTCACGCTGAATTTCCCGGGTTCCAGTCCTACCGGGCTATGAGCCGTCATGGTGAACTGGTGCCAGAATGCAGATTGCAGGATTCCTGCCTGGAACATCTGGCGCACCATTTCCAGTGAATCAATGGTTTCCTGCGCAGTTTGTGTAGGGAAGCCATACATAAGGTAAGCATGCACCATTATGCCGGCTTCAGTAAAATGCTTATTTACCTGCGCTACCTGTGCAACTGTAATCCCTTTCTGAATAAGTGCCAGCAAACGGTCAGAAGCTACTTCCAGGCCACCGGAAACCGCTATTAACCCACTCTCCTTTAACAGTTGACAAAGGTCGCGGGTAAAGCTTTTTTCAAAGCGGATATTCGTCCACCAGCTTACGTTCAGTTTCCGCTTAATAATTTCCAGTGCCATGGCTCGCATCAATGCAGGGGGAGCTGCTTCGTCTACAAAGTGAAAACCATTTTGTCCTGTCTGTGCGATGATCTCTTCCATCCGATCACAGAGCAGCGCTGCTGCAATAGGCTCATATACCCGGATATAATCGAGCGAGATATCGCAGAAGGTGCACTTGCCCCAATAGCAGCCATGCGCCATAGTGAGCTTATTCCAGCGGCCATCACTCCACATGCGGTGCATGGGATTGACTACTTCAATAGCGGAGATATATTTGTCTAAAAGTAAGTCGCTGTAATCCGGCGTTCCTACCTGTGATTGCTTGTAATCCTTACAACTGGCATTGTTGATATAAGTGACCTTATCATCTACCAGGGTAAAGGTGCGTTTCAGTTCCGCACCAGGCGTGCCATTGATGTGGGAAATCAGTTGCTCAATGGGAGCTTCCCCATCATCCAGTGAAATAAAATCGTAGAACTCAAATACCCTTGGATCGGAAAGCGCGCGCAGTTCGGTATTAGCAAAACCACCACCCATGGCCACTTTTACCTGCGGATAATGTTGCTTTATCCACTGACCGCAACGGAGGCTGGTGTACAGGTTGCCGGGGAATGGAACGGAAATAGCCACCAGCTGGGGTTGTTCCCTTTCCATATGTTTACTGAGAATATCGATCAGGATATGATCGATGTAAGTGTATGCCTGCTGAAGAGCGGCGTAGAGCTCGTCGAAGCTATTAGCTGACCGGCCGAGTTTTTCAGCATAGCGGCTAAAGCCAAAATGCTCATCCACACATTCCATAATAAGGTCAGAAAGGTCTTCCAGGTACAGGGTCGCCAGGTGTTTGGCCTTGTCCTGGTTACCCATGGAGCCAAATGCCCAGTCGAGGTCTTCGAGCTGTGAAAAACGACTGGCTTCGGGGAGGAAATCCCTTTTACACACACGATGGGCGATGGTAGGATTCTTCCCTTGCAGAAAGGCGACCACATCATCTATTGTCATGATATAATCATCCTGCAGGGCAATGATGCGACTGATATTTTCTGAATGAGGTATTTGCAGCTGATTGATATGGGCAAAAAGCTTTCCCAAACCTTCTTTGGAAAATAAGGCCAGGGTTACTTCTATGCCAAGGTCAGCTTGAAAGGAGGAAATCCCCTTTGTATTCAGGAATCCTTTCAGATAAGCTGTGGCCGGATAAGGCGTATTCAGCTGTGTGAAAGGTGGTGTAATCAGAAAAACAGCACTCATTTGAGTGCGAAATTAGGGAAACCGGGGGAAAAAACGCTGCTACCGGCAGATAGCAGCGTCTGAAGGGCATTATTGCAATGCCCTGAATACTTTATTTGTGTAGGATGAATCTACGTTTCCGGCAAACACCATGATGCCTGCTTTCACCCCTGAGGAAGGCAACCATTGCGCAGCTGCTACCGCATTGCTCAATGAATTATAAGATTTAGTTACCCCGATCATGGTTTTAGCACTTCCAATCACATTGGCCCAGAGATTGAACCGGGAAGTGTTATTCTGGAAGTAACCCATGTCCTCTACGAAGTTCATGTACTTAGCCACGGACGTGTCCTGACCAATTGCATAACCCGCGGTTGGCGTACTGTAAATTGCAGCCGTGTATACGGTGGTGGTAGGACTGGAAGATAATGGCCCAAAGTATTTACCAAATTCCTTCACCAGGTTTTTGAAATTGGTATTGGCAGCTGTACTACCCATATGCTCCACATCGAGCGCAATGCCATCCAGGTGTAAGGAATCAACAACCATTCGTTTTACAAAAGCGGCAAACTGTGTGTAGGTAAGACCTGTACCATTGTAAGTAGTGAACGGCGTGGTCGTATTCCATGAATTGGCGTCATCAATGTTGTACAATACCTTTACACCCCTCGCTTGCAGTACATGTACATGATCCATGATCGATTTGTAAGAATGATAATTAGGGTTCACCGTGAGAATATAACTACTGCTGCTGCCATAA
This window of the Chitinophaga sancti genome carries:
- a CDS encoding sterol desaturase family protein gives rise to the protein MKKQYVSNATESVPMFKNGLLEALSKVHFSVPLILYIPVISYVCYYGLTHTDAGVMVFLLSALGGLFFWTLTEYVLHRFVFHFVPKSKWGLRLHFIFHGVHHDYPNDALRLVLPPSVSVPLALGFFFLFRAIIPVNYLFGFFAGFMTGYLFYDISHYALHHLNFKNAFWKKLKKHHMKHHYQNADKGYGVSSAIWDRVFGSNFPQKEEHQ
- a CDS encoding EndoS/ChiA family endoglycosidase — protein: MKQLLYAVALSVVMVACKKDTQPVLTPDTEAVTPAALPTHFKVAYYAYDATPNLLPLTNFANEANVVVLFEGTPYEIADSTHYGSSSSYILTVNPNYHSYKSIMDHVHVLQARGVKVLYNIDDANSWNTTTPFTTYNGTGLTYTQFAAFVKRMVVDSLHLDGIALDVEHMGSTAANTNFKNLVKEFGKYFGPLSSSPTTTVYTAAIYSTPTAGYAIGQDTSVAKYMNFVEDMGYFQNNTSRFNLWANVIGSAKTMIGVTKSYNSLSNAVAAAQWLPSSGVKAGIMVFAGNVDSSYTNKVFRALQ
- a CDS encoding phosphatase PAP2 family protein → METINKTKTLFRRKDIIFTTLASIAYLLLSALLVGFKTDQVWLIAIFNGCYYGSWISRRFIIGFSIFLVYWIIFDYMKAAPNYLFFKVHIADIYGFEKHLFGIHEGSKILTPNEYWLTHSQSWIDVMTGIFYLCWVPVPLMFAVYLFVTDRLALLHFAATFFFVNLLGFVIYYVFPAAPPWYVQIHGFEFIPNTPGNTAGLARFDAFFHANIFHSIYSKGSNVFAAMPSLHSAYPLIVLYYSRHHVNRFFQILFTTVMVGIWFAAVYLSHHYVVDVIAGITTATVGIFIYRKFLMKAGFYDRGIQWLYSFVRG
- a CDS encoding GtrA family protein; translation: MRFIKAQASALVATGVQFIVSFLLLHTWEGYGVAANVTGVICGGITNFIINRRWVYQKGNDTWNWQAMKYIIVWFGNLIVNTTCFWVLANYTAIDQRVAMVMASVITAVGYNYGMQKRFVFK
- a CDS encoding DUF4833 domain-containing protein — protein: MKKSLRDKLQQLIYLIINPVVKGLIKIGFTPNIVTLVGFLLNIGVVIIFVTGVQKGNRGDLSYVGWAGALTLFAGLFDMLDGQVARLGNLGSRFGAFFDSVLDRYSEMVLFLGICYYLVGHHYFLSSMAAFVAMIGSMMVSYTRARAEGLGIECKGGLMQRPERIVVISVSAIACGITAHFIGGDYKLFVPGIPFHIFETISIFTFPLFIMAVMTNITAIGRMRDAKIALDKQDQVTRVIRGAATTVKVLMIAAIVILPTMAFTSGEPNFPVPNVPRQLFYIQRTSNSNTIVYDLNIVDGKLDVDDPVNVYWIRYADGGEKKALNYIQRKFAYGIKVKDLGQGKYELHSVAYAKKDLYLMKPSGQSDYHVYAKIGNSMAVLDRIYIEIDGGTFWHPNVQYIELKGKDMATGKEVREQIKP
- a CDS encoding DUF5686 and carboxypeptidase-like regulatory domain-containing protein yields the protein MNGFKHIVSGIFLLLVSGFSSVIAQTTTTVKGTVTDSRTGAPLPFVNVFIPGTSIGTGTDADGKYQLEVSITRDSIRFAYMGYKNITKKINRGVVQTINIQLESTAKTLNEIVIKKKKERYRNKDNPAVELIRLVIDNREKNRMTHFDYAQYNQYEKLEFALSNLSEKISNGRLTRKYKFIFENQDTTKFAGKSILPIYLEEKLADVYYRRDPEKKKTIVTGEKKVSFENFIDNRGLSQYLNHIYQDVDIYDNQMMLFTNQFLSPIANSAPTFYKYYIADTIVAPDSSKLIKLEFYPRNKTDLLLEGELFITLDGNYAVQKADMTANKEINLNWVRDFHLYFDFEKTADGRYFTSKQTLMADFGIFKGSSGIYGERTVSIKDMAINQQKPAEFYNGADIVEDEKKVQHGDDYFVQYRHDTLSAAESKVYSNIDSLQHMKSFKRTADILTLLLAGYKQAGPYFEIGPVNTFYSFNPVEGFRPRLGGRTTPKLSNSLYFEGYGAYGLKDEKWKYYFGGAYAFNHKSIYDWPVVALKANYQHETKIPGQELQFIQEDNFLLSFKRGNNDKWLYNKIFNLTFIQEFENHFSYQVGFKHWIQTPAGSLAYYKGSEPNTPVTELTTAEFSTELRWAPNEKFYQGKSFRIPLPNKYPIFTLRGIAGVKGIANSQYNYQNLSLNIYKMCYLGVLGYSEVVVEGSNIFGSHLPYPLLSIHRANQTYAYQLESYNLMNFLEFVSDHYIGLNIDHHFNGFIFNKVPLLRKLKWREVLAGKIIYGGLRQENNPDNNPNLIQFSKYADGSSFTYTLGREPYIEGSVGISNIFRLVRVDLVRRFTYLNNPGVSNWGIRTRVRFDF
- a CDS encoding phosphatidylglycerophosphatase A family protein codes for the protein MIRIHKLIATSLGIGYIGKGGGTVAAAVAALVWYLVLAGSNPANFWPLLLTVAITLLGIWSGTEVEPYWGKDDKKVVIDEVAGMMISVLFVPVTPAYILAGLVLFRFFDIVKPLYIRRTEALPGGVGVMMDDIVAGIYSNILLQLVIHLI
- a CDS encoding inositol-3-phosphate synthase, producing the protein MKHQIKDANGKLGVLMPGLGAVATTFIAGVLSVTKGFSKPIGSVTQMGHIRLGKRTDNKNPLIKDFVPLAKLEDIVFGGWDVYADNVYTAAVKAEVLDRFQIEAIKPELEAIVPMKAAFDKNFVKNLDGTHVKDFKTRYDLAQMVMEDIKTFQEKNKVERVVMVWCGSTEIYHQAADVHNSLAAFEQGLRDNDARIAPSMIYAYAALKLGVPFANGAPNLTCDIPALVELAHQTKTPIAGKDFKTGQTLMKTILAPGLQARALGMEGWFSTNILGNRDGWVLDDPDNFKTKEVSKLGVLEDILSPEEYPDLYGDLYHKIRINYYPPRKDNKESWDNIDIFGWLGYKMQIKVNFLCRDSILAAPIVLDLALFIDFAKRAGMSGIQEWLSFYLKSPQTAPGLRPEHDIFKQLIKLQNTLRYLMGEDLITHLGLDYYEGIFDTE
- a CDS encoding tetratricopeptide repeat protein, which gives rise to MLAPSYELSAVFAYARKFSLERHLYYIDSQLLLLGILEVCTSDIAIDPPDREKMIFWLKTLSWEKGGEKPNKETLPLTAEAERMLENAVYYQKKLGDNHLGPQHIILSILTIENRCQYKLQSLGIVYASYMDILRADRNIQQEIPLHCPGIKLPFAARYYPFLLWLYSAKKKKNIIEKYFREAQSCLQYNEGRKCRILCQHILHIDPEHVNTLWLTGVSYRAERNFVQALPYYEKVLEKHSAHTGVIAEIAHCYSEMGNHHRAMQLYVYALSLNPGSSELLNSLGFTCIQMQLFVEAISYFDQAIAYDESCAFAYNNKGYVLMRLGHPVQAEELMYRSLQYNKGNAYAYRNLGILYTKQKNFAAARDMLLTAKRYYFDRKYGNEVDELLRKLPAYETV
- a CDS encoding B12-binding domain-containing radical SAM protein codes for the protein MSAVFLITPPFTQLNTPYPATAYLKGFLNTKGISSFQADLGIEVTLALFSKEGLGKLFAHINQLQIPHSENISRIIALQDDYIMTIDDVVAFLQGKNPTIAHRVCKRDFLPEASRFSQLEDLDWAFGSMGNQDKAKHLATLYLEDLSDLIMECVDEHFGFSRYAEKLGRSANSFDELYAALQQAYTYIDHILIDILSKHMEREQPQLVAISVPFPGNLYTSLRCGQWIKQHYPQVKVAMGGGFANTELRALSDPRVFEFYDFISLDDGEAPIEQLISHINGTPGAELKRTFTLVDDKVTYINNASCKDYKQSQVGTPDYSDLLLDKYISAIEVVNPMHRMWSDGRWNKLTMAHGCYWGKCTFCDISLDYIRVYEPIAAALLCDRMEEIIAQTGQNGFHFVDEAAPPALMRAMALEIIKRKLNVSWWTNIRFEKSFTRDLCQLLKESGLIAVSGGLEVASDRLLALIQKGITVAQVAQVNKHFTEAGIMVHAYLMYGFPTQTAQETIDSLEMVRQMFQAGILQSAFWHQFTMTAHSPVGLEPGKFSVKKESDIVGSFANNDIIHVDETGAEHETFSYGLKKSLLNFMHGICLDDPLQKWFDFKIPKTKVAPDYIVKALQESELASAKPTAKVVWLGRTPTVETMTKSKKGATWEVALLTFQRKKDKHTISVEPDKGQWLAGMLEQLSVRNSKTYTLKEVMDDYTAAGLEDFELFWDNKPINTLYKYGLLQL